In one window of Microbacterium sp. PM5 DNA:
- a CDS encoding RNA degradosome polyphosphate kinase, with the protein MIDTDVLDTGLGDEDDDDFDEMVEDGDAQLPEHRYMDRELSWLAFNQRVLELAEDPSLPVLERSNFLAIFASNLDEFFMVRVAGLKRRIVTGLAVPTNVGRAPQDVLADISDAAHALQLRQANAWLGMVQPALAEAGIEVVSWDDLSVDDRNELSEYFQSQVFPVLMPLAVDPAHPFPYISGLSLNLAIRIRNAKTGRQEFARLKVPPMLPRFVAVPGDAGRARYLPLEQLIANHLGDLFPGMEILEHHTFRLTRNEDVVIEEDETENLIQALEAELLRRRFGPPIRLEVTEDMDDVTLDLLIAELDITEQEVYRLPGPLDLRGLFDLSRIDRPELHYPAHVPTTAPAFQPAEQNGRADLFAAIRKGDVLVHHPYESFTTSVVSFLEQAARDPHVLAIKQTLYRTSGDSPIVQALIDAAERGKQVLALVEVKARFDEAANIVWARKLEKAGVHVVYGLVGLKTHCKLLHVIREEDGMLRSYSHIGTGNYNPKTSRIYEDFGLFTADEQVGRDLTRLFNELSGYAIEKKFKRLLVAPLHLRKGLLRQIENERRHALEGKPAHIRIKVNSMVDEQIIDALYRASQAGVRVDVWVRGICSLKVGLPGVSDNITVRSILGRYLEHSRIFAFAGAGDPQVFIGSADMMHRNLDRRVEALVRVVAPAQIKELVDLFDLAMSAETSSWHLEDSGEWKRHSTDADGKPLIDLQDRTMAQVQRRRRARAVR; encoded by the coding sequence ATGATCGACACCGACGTTCTGGACACCGGACTGGGCGACGAGGACGACGACGACTTCGACGAGATGGTCGAAGACGGCGACGCCCAGCTCCCCGAGCACCGCTACATGGATCGCGAGCTCAGCTGGCTCGCCTTCAACCAGCGCGTGCTGGAGCTCGCGGAGGATCCGTCGCTGCCCGTGCTGGAGCGCAGCAACTTCCTGGCGATCTTCGCCAGCAACCTGGACGAGTTCTTCATGGTGCGCGTGGCCGGCCTCAAGCGCCGCATCGTGACCGGGCTCGCGGTGCCGACCAACGTCGGTCGCGCCCCCCAAGACGTGCTCGCCGACATCTCCGACGCTGCCCACGCCCTGCAGCTGCGTCAGGCGAACGCCTGGCTCGGGATGGTCCAGCCCGCACTCGCCGAGGCGGGCATCGAGGTCGTCTCCTGGGACGACCTGTCGGTCGATGACCGCAACGAGCTCTCCGAGTACTTCCAGTCCCAGGTGTTCCCGGTGCTGATGCCGCTCGCGGTGGACCCGGCGCATCCGTTCCCCTACATCTCCGGCCTCTCGCTGAACCTCGCGATCCGCATCCGCAACGCGAAGACGGGTCGTCAGGAGTTCGCGCGCCTGAAGGTGCCGCCCATGCTCCCGCGCTTCGTCGCCGTGCCGGGAGACGCCGGACGGGCGCGATACCTGCCGCTCGAGCAACTCATCGCCAACCATCTGGGCGACCTGTTCCCGGGTATGGAGATCCTCGAGCACCATACGTTCCGTCTCACCCGCAACGAGGACGTCGTGATCGAGGAGGACGAGACCGAGAACCTCATCCAGGCGCTCGAGGCCGAGCTGCTGCGACGCCGGTTCGGCCCGCCGATCCGTCTCGAAGTCACCGAGGACATGGACGACGTCACCCTCGACCTGCTGATCGCCGAACTCGACATCACCGAGCAGGAGGTCTACCGCCTCCCCGGCCCACTCGACCTGCGGGGTCTGTTCGACCTGTCTCGCATCGACCGTCCGGAGCTGCACTATCCGGCTCACGTGCCCACGACGGCTCCGGCCTTCCAGCCCGCCGAACAGAACGGGCGCGCCGATCTGTTCGCCGCGATCCGCAAGGGCGACGTGCTCGTGCACCACCCGTACGAGTCGTTCACCACGAGCGTCGTGAGCTTCCTCGAGCAGGCCGCGCGCGACCCGCACGTGCTCGCCATCAAGCAGACGCTCTACCGCACCTCCGGTGACAGCCCGATCGTTCAGGCGCTGATCGATGCCGCCGAACGCGGCAAGCAGGTGCTGGCTCTGGTGGAGGTCAAGGCGCGCTTCGACGAGGCGGCCAACATCGTCTGGGCGCGCAAGCTCGAGAAGGCGGGCGTGCACGTCGTCTACGGCTTGGTGGGGTTGAAGACGCACTGCAAGCTGCTGCACGTCATCCGCGAGGAGGACGGCATGCTGCGCAGCTACAGCCACATCGGCACGGGCAACTACAACCCGAAGACGAGTCGCATCTACGAGGACTTCGGCCTCTTCACCGCCGACGAGCAGGTGGGTCGCGATCTCACGCGCCTCTTCAACGAGCTCAGCGGCTACGCGATCGAGAAGAAGTTCAAGCGCCTGCTGGTGGCTCCCCTGCACCTGCGCAAGGGGCTGCTCCGTCAGATCGAGAACGAGCGACGCCACGCCCTCGAGGGAAAGCCGGCACACATCCGCATCAAGGTCAACTCGATGGTGGACGAGCAGATCATCGATGCGCTCTATCGGGCGAGCCAGGCCGGTGTCCGCGTCGATGTCTGGGTGCGCGGTATCTGCTCGCTGAAGGTCGGTCTGCCCGGCGTGAGCGACAACATCACCGTGCGCTCGATCCTGGGCCGCTACCTCGAGCACTCGCGCATCTTCGCGTTCGCCGGCGCCGGCGATCCTCAGGTGTTCATCGGCAGTGCCGACATGATGCACCGCAACCTCGACCGGCGCGTCGAAGCGCTCGTGCGCGTCGTCGCGCCGGCGCAGATCAAGGAGCTCGTCGACCTGTTCGATCTCGCGATGAGCGCTGAGACGAGTTCGTGGCACCTCGAGGACAGCGGCGAGTGGAAGCGCCACAGCACGGATGCCGACGGCAAGCCGCTCATCGATCTGCAGGACCGCACGATGGCGCAGGTGCAGCGCCGTCGTCGGGCGCGGGCGGTGCGATGA
- a CDS encoding FABP family protein, whose amino-acid sequence MIDLPTDLPADLVPLSWLLGVWEGTGVIDYEAGDVSFSGEFAHRVSFSHDGGDYVNYAASAWFVADDETRAPLVAETGYWRLARPLGQADPGPALLPPSAVRDAGRTADDVESLRNQEGGFDLEVAIVHSDGISELYVGQVRGPRIDLATDAVVRPASAKVYTAATRMYGLVDGHLLWAWDIAALGGELGSHASARLARAE is encoded by the coding sequence ATGATCGACCTGCCGACCGACCTGCCGGCCGATCTCGTCCCTCTCTCGTGGCTGCTCGGTGTCTGGGAGGGCACCGGCGTCATCGACTATGAAGCCGGCGATGTCTCCTTCAGCGGCGAATTCGCCCATCGGGTGAGCTTCAGTCACGACGGCGGCGATTACGTGAACTACGCCGCGAGCGCATGGTTCGTCGCCGACGACGAGACGCGCGCCCCCCTCGTCGCGGAGACCGGATACTGGCGCCTGGCTCGCCCCCTCGGGCAGGCCGATCCCGGGCCGGCGCTGCTGCCGCCGTCGGCGGTGCGCGACGCCGGGCGGACGGCGGACGACGTCGAGTCGCTGCGCAACCAGGAGGGCGGCTTCGATCTCGAGGTCGCGATCGTGCACTCGGACGGCATCAGCGAGCTCTACGTCGGGCAGGTCCGCGGCCCGCGCATCGATCTGGCGACGGATGCCGTAGTGCGCCCTGCCAGCGCGAAGGTCTACACCGCGGCGACACGGATGTACGGCCTCGTCGACGGCCACCTGCTCTGGGCGTGGGACATCGCCGCGCTCGGCGGCGAGCTCGGTTCGCACGCGTCGGCACGACTGGCGCGGGCCGAGTGA
- a CDS encoding glycine cleavage T C-terminal barrel domain-containing protein, with translation MSEAPPSAPIASAFTVVPGAVVDERGLAHVAAPAREQRELVAGRALAPLEDRAVLAIDGVDRLSWLDSITSQALTALAPGASTELLVLDPQGHVEHAAAVVDDGVRTWLIVDRSRSAALLSWLSRMRFRLRVEPQDLSDEVRVIGGTSEAVAALEPLAVWRDPWPAVAVGGWGYAAAAPHPGESYDWAEAVVPVDAVSRLAEAAASGQQPIAGWMAVDAVRIAAWRPRAETEADGRALPHEADWLRTAVHLDKGCYRGQETVAKVHNLGHPPRRLVALQLDGSDADLPVGGAEVFLDDEVVGAVTSVARHYEEGPIALAYVKRTVPVDADLTVAVDESRVAAAQEVIVPPDAGRTASIPRMPRLSRRR, from the coding sequence ATGTCCGAGGCGCCCCCGTCTGCTCCCATCGCCAGCGCGTTCACCGTCGTTCCCGGTGCCGTCGTCGACGAGCGTGGGCTGGCGCACGTGGCGGCGCCCGCGCGCGAGCAGCGTGAGCTCGTCGCCGGACGCGCGCTCGCGCCGCTCGAGGACCGCGCCGTGCTCGCGATCGACGGGGTCGACCGTCTGAGCTGGCTGGACTCCATCACCTCCCAGGCGTTGACGGCGCTCGCTCCGGGCGCCAGCACGGAACTGCTCGTGCTCGACCCGCAGGGCCATGTCGAACACGCTGCCGCCGTCGTGGACGACGGTGTGCGCACGTGGCTGATCGTCGACCGCTCCCGTTCGGCCGCGCTCCTGTCGTGGCTGAGCCGCATGCGGTTCCGTTTGCGGGTCGAGCCGCAGGATCTCTCCGACGAGGTGCGCGTCATCGGCGGCACCTCCGAAGCGGTCGCTGCACTCGAGCCCCTCGCCGTCTGGCGCGACCCGTGGCCCGCGGTCGCCGTCGGCGGGTGGGGGTACGCTGCTGCCGCGCCGCACCCGGGGGAGTCGTACGACTGGGCGGAGGCGGTCGTGCCGGTCGACGCCGTGTCGCGCCTCGCCGAGGCCGCGGCGTCGGGTCAGCAGCCCATCGCGGGATGGATGGCCGTCGATGCCGTCCGCATCGCCGCGTGGCGTCCGCGCGCCGAGACCGAGGCCGACGGGCGCGCGCTGCCTCACGAGGCCGACTGGTTGCGCACCGCCGTGCACCTGGACAAGGGCTGCTACCGCGGCCAGGAGACGGTCGCGAAGGTGCACAACCTGGGGCATCCGCCGCGCCGACTCGTCGCCCTGCAACTCGATGGCAGCGATGCCGACCTGCCCGTCGGGGGCGCAGAGGTCTTCCTCGACGACGAGGTCGTCGGCGCCGTGACCTCCGTTGCACGCCACTACGAAGAGGGGCCGATCGCGCTGGCATACGTCAAGCGCACGGTTCCGGTCGACGCCGATCTGACGGTCGCCGTGGACGAGAGTCGCGTCGCGGCCGCGCAGGAGGTCATCGTTCCCCCCGATGCCGGGCGCACCGCATCGATCCCGCGGATGCCGCGGCTCTCCCGGCGCCGCTGA
- a CDS encoding response regulator transcription factor has product MAQLLVLSSAPGGGPVLPALELLSHRVRQIPAEPAQLVNAPSSDVIFVDARADLVGAKSLCKILNTTGLDAPLVLVVTEGGLTAVSTDWGIDDVILVGAGPAEVDARIRLAVGRQSASQVSSRIQTSGITIDESSYSAKVHGKPLDLTYKEFQLLHFFATHPSRVFTREQLLSEVWGYDYFGGTRTVDVHVRRLRAKLGDLEQLIGTVRNVGYRFNVYEDDQIPSSHEASSA; this is encoded by the coding sequence TTGGCTCAGCTTCTCGTCTTGAGTTCCGCCCCGGGCGGGGGCCCCGTCCTGCCTGCGCTCGAGCTGCTGAGCCATCGCGTCCGCCAGATTCCCGCCGAACCGGCGCAACTCGTGAACGCGCCGAGCTCGGATGTCATCTTCGTCGACGCCCGCGCCGACCTGGTCGGGGCGAAGTCGCTGTGCAAGATCCTCAACACGACGGGCCTGGACGCGCCTCTGGTACTCGTCGTGACAGAAGGCGGGCTCACCGCGGTGTCCACCGACTGGGGCATCGACGACGTGATCCTCGTCGGCGCCGGGCCCGCCGAGGTCGACGCGCGCATCCGGCTGGCGGTCGGACGTCAGTCCGCCTCTCAGGTGTCCAGTCGCATTCAGACCTCCGGCATCACGATCGATGAGTCGTCCTATTCGGCCAAGGTGCACGGCAAGCCTCTGGATCTCACCTACAAGGAGTTCCAGCTGCTGCACTTCTTCGCCACGCATCCGTCGCGCGTGTTCACGCGCGAGCAGCTGCTGAGCGAGGTGTGGGGTTACGACTACTTCGGCGGCACGCGAACCGTCGACGTGCACGTGCGACGACTGCGCGCCAAGCTCGGCGACCTGGAGCAGCTCATCGGCACGGTGCGCAACGTCGGCTATCGCTTCAACGTCTACGAGGACGATCAGATCCCCTCGTCGCACGAGGCCTCTTCGGCCTGA
- a CDS encoding FUSC family protein, protein MDRVAVSAPAIVQIVVAATAAFSFAHYVLGHAAPLLAATVTVSSLGLVRDARPRRVLETVVGMVVGILVAELIVFVAGIGWWQLGLTLAASLVVARFLSPQPAFAIAAAVQSAIVMVIPVSVPFIRMIDGIVGGVAALLVTALLPRSPLRAVTREGAQLLTAFDGAVTTLVQALRRGDPVRAQRGLAMARSLQSLVDQWRAGVESGSEIARISPFLRRQRSEFQRQDRVRHHLDLATRNLRVIARRVVYLSDDRQPRPIAADLLAELAAGARLISDALGDISYEPAAREAIRAVAGRLDPRVLADRSSAVDQTLIGALRPLAVDLMTAAGMPAAEARAAIPRV, encoded by the coding sequence ATGGACCGCGTCGCGGTCTCCGCGCCGGCCATCGTCCAGATCGTCGTCGCGGCCACGGCGGCGTTCTCGTTCGCCCACTACGTACTCGGACACGCGGCGCCCCTGCTCGCGGCGACGGTGACGGTCTCCAGTCTGGGGTTGGTGCGCGATGCGCGCCCGCGGCGCGTGCTGGAGACCGTGGTCGGGATGGTCGTCGGCATCCTCGTGGCCGAGCTCATCGTCTTCGTCGCCGGCATCGGCTGGTGGCAACTGGGGCTGACACTGGCGGCGTCTCTCGTCGTCGCCCGCTTCCTCTCGCCGCAGCCGGCGTTCGCCATCGCGGCAGCGGTGCAGTCGGCCATCGTCATGGTCATTCCCGTGAGCGTCCCCTTCATCCGCATGATCGACGGGATCGTCGGGGGCGTGGCGGCCCTGCTGGTCACGGCTCTCCTGCCACGCAGTCCGCTGCGTGCCGTCACGCGGGAGGGTGCTCAGCTCCTCACCGCGTTCGACGGCGCGGTCACGACTCTCGTCCAAGCGTTGCGACGGGGAGATCCGGTGCGAGCCCAGCGCGGTCTCGCCATGGCACGCAGCCTGCAGAGCCTCGTCGACCAGTGGCGTGCGGGGGTGGAGTCGGGCTCCGAGATCGCCCGCATCTCTCCGTTCCTGCGACGCCAGCGCTCCGAGTTCCAGCGGCAGGACCGCGTGCGGCACCACCTGGATCTCGCGACGCGCAATCTCCGGGTCATCGCGCGCCGCGTCGTCTACCTCAGCGACGACCGACAGCCACGGCCGATCGCCGCCGATCTGCTCGCCGAACTCGCCGCCGGCGCCCGGCTGATCTCCGATGCTCTGGGCGACATCTCCTACGAGCCCGCCGCGCGAGAGGCGATCCGCGCTGTGGCCGGGCGCCTCGACCCCCGCGTCCTCGCCGACCGCAGTTCCGCCGTGGATCAGACGCTCATCGGGGCGCTGCGGCCGTTGGCCGTCGACCTGATGACCGCGGCCGGCATGCCTGCGGCCGAAGCGCGCGCTGCCATCCCGCGGGTCTGA